The genomic segment TGTCCTGCGTTCTCCAGAATAAGCTTGTGACAATTGATGATGTCTTTGATACCCTCGCGGCAGACCTAACCGTAGAGGAACTCGCCATCGTAGAGCAGGTTCATCGACAGGGCATGAGATGCGAAGTAGAGTTCTTCCTTGCGCAGCCGCTCTTCCAATATACCTCAGTTCCCCTGTCGAGAGAACTGATCAACGCTACAGGGCGGCTTTTGATATTCTATGGTTTTGATGGAAGCAGCAATGTTGTGGATTCCTCTGTAGCTCTGGCCGACCTCGCAGTCTCATCAGCTTCTAACAAAACAAAAGCCAAGGCCACATGGGGCCGTCTCTTCTCGCAGTACAAGGAGGAGTATGGACTTGGAGTCGAGAACATCAGCAATTCCGCCCAAGGTACCAGCCTTTCCGGTTTCTTCTCCTGACTTGCTTTGGCATCTCCCACTATTCTTTCGTGGTTTTGATTTCGAGCTTCACCTCTGCCGCTGCAGCTGAGAAATTCGATTACTACAACCTTTCTAAAGAGTTTGAGAAATTCTCAATCATTGAAGGCGCAAACCTTTTGAGAGTGAATCGATCCGGAGCTCTTGCAGGCATACAAGCCAAGGCCACAGAAAGCGCAGGAGAAGATGCTATAATTCTCCAGGATTTCATCACCTTCTTCCGGAGGCTGGCGACGCGTCGAAAGTTGAACTCCACCGCTAATGTGATCTCCACAACTTGGAGCGCTTCTCTAGTTAAAGCAGTCTTTTCCTCTGGTATGTATCTTCCCGTCATCACCATGAGCAATGAGGATGGCCCTCCTGTCACTGATTGGATTCATTGGTTTTTGACTTTTGAGCAGTGGGTCTAAACCAACTCCAAGTTCATGCAAACGAGTTGGCATTTGAGGGATCGGTGTCCACCGGTGGGATTATCGACACCATAGTCTCTCCCGCAGACAGAGTTTCAGTccttgaggagatcgtgaatcAGTATTCAAACCAAAAAAAGTTGACAGTCTACGCAGGAGAATCAGTTGAAGAACTGCTGCCTCTGCTAAGGGCAGACATAGGCATAGTGGTGGGACCCAGTTCAAGCCTGAAGAGAGTGGGAACCCAGCTGGGCGTTACCTTTAGGTCATTGTTCTCGGCTTCCATCAGCGTTCAGAATGGTACCACCCCGACCCAAAGGCCTAATTGGAAAGCGTCACCGGGCCTTCTCTACACAGTTTCCAGCTGGACAGAGATCGATGCGTTCGTGCTTGGATGGCAGAATCACTTCGACATTGTTGGACGAGGAGCTCCGAGGAAATCACGAATGGGCTCATACCTTTCAAACAGAAAAATGGAGATGGGCGTTCCCATATTTATGTGAGAAAGATCGGTGGGGGTATTGTAACATCCtgaatttccatttttaatttatgtaattcttGTCATCATGGTTAGATAGACTGCATGGGTGTGTGAGTCATGTAGTCGGGATGTCTGGTGGATGTTGTGAGTGTTTCGGGAAGTTCGGAGTGGACTTTTGCATATTCTGGGAGGTTAAGTCTACTTTGTAATACCCTGTATTACGTTGTgtcaaaaataaatgatttctaattatttttgagaatgATATTGAGTGATTTGGAAAGCCCAAACGTCAGTTATGAGAAAATAGGctaataaattacagaaaaggGGTTTCGATTGTCGAATCGACGATAAAGAATGCCTTAGGACTTAGATGCTTAGGAAAGAGGGTGCGATATTGATAAGCGTTTCGAGACATAATTTATGGcgctaaaagaaatttaatctgagatagtttttggtacaacgaACATACAACTGCAAAAATCAAATGGTTAGGAGAGGGTCGAATGGAATGTCAGGAAAGGCAGAGGGGCCTTAATGGTGGTCCAATTTTGCGTATGAAACAACCCTGAAGTGATTTCAGATAAAATAAATGTCCCGTGCAAGCGtaggaaagaaattaattttatcgaGTAGtgtctaatattaattttgcgAATATTAAAGGATGGCTAGCAAGTCTGATGGTTTTAATgggttttcttgaaatttaataaGTCTCAacgggaattaaaagagatTGGAGGGTATGGCGAAATTAGTACATAGTAGTAGTACaaattatatgatataattatatatatatatatatgtgtgcgcgTATGCGTGAAGCATGGGCAAGCTACAGTGGGGTAGGAAATTGATTTGGATTGAAATGGATTGAGGGAATGGGAGCAGGTATGGGGCGTTTGAAGGAAgaaatcaagagagagagaaagaagcttGGAAAGTAAGAGAGAAAGGAGGAGTTGGCTGGAAAATTATTCAAGCGAGCAAAAGTGAGAATTCGGGGCTGagttcttgtgaatttgaaggAGGTGTAAGAAGAGAATTTGTTCCTCTACGAGAGAGGAAAATTCTGCAACAAGAAGTGAGGAAAAAGAGTGAAAATCGAGGgagatttgaaggaaaaacgAAGGCTGGTCGGAAAATTGCACTTCACCGGATAACTGACAGTAATAGTTGGAAAACGGCTCCGATCTGGCAATTTCTTTCCATAAAACTgtagaggaggaagagagggaGCTGTAGGATCAAACGGGAGGTCAATcgaagttaaaatgaggaagataTGGCCAAAAAAACCGAGGCTGGTCGGGGTTCGCAGTGGCCGGAGCAGCGATTTCGACCGGCCGTTTGGCCACTTTCCGGCGACTTTTTGGAAAAACCGACCCCACCATCGTGTTCGGAAGCATCGAtataggggggggggggtgagcTCAGATCAGCCATTGGAGCATCGCCGGCAGCCGGCCGGCGACCGGAAAAAGGTAGGAGATGATcggaaaaagaggaaaaataaggaaaaaaaag from the Diospyros lotus cultivar Yz01 unplaced genomic scaffold, ASM1463336v1 superscaf1, whole genome shotgun sequence genome contains:
- the LOC127793257 gene encoding bifunctional TH2 protein, mitochondrial-like — its product is MASLAASFQASIDLLAPPFPSTVFLTKMRSFMSLFMNIVLLSASLAVHPSAAASSKLSFADAVWNDCRAEALNALYSPFVVALAAGNLDNETYAQYIYQDAPYAQAAADANVVALNYAVDPLAKEIFAMFNDSNARGAESFRQWLDEHIPNATYPLNNATINYMNFLNNTAHGIVEGIDEPFTGKIASVLSMAAFIPCWKLYYHIGMQIVAAVGNYSDNPYYDWIYANSKESLKNKLVTIDDVFDTLAADLTVEELAIVEQVHRQGMRCEVEFFLAQPLFQYTSVPLSRELINATGRLLIFYGFDGSSNVVDSSVALADLAVSSASNKTKAKATWGRLFSQYKEEYGLGVENISNSAQAEKFDYYNLSKEFEKFSIIEGANLLRVNRSGALAGIQAKATESAGEDAIILQDFITFFRRLATRRKLNSTANVISTTWSASLVKAVFSSVGLNQLQVHANELAFEGSVSTGGIIDTIVSPADRVSVLEEIVNQYSNQKKLTVYAGESVEELLPLLRADIGIVVGPSSSLKRVGTQLGVTFRSLFSASISVQNGTTPTQRPNWKASPGLLYTVSSWTEIDAFVLGWQNHFDIVGRGAPRKSRMGSYLSNRKMEMGVPIFM